From a single Nostoc edaphicum CCNP1411 genomic region:
- the pyrH gene encoding UMP kinase, whose protein sequence is MGTNYRRVLLKLSGEALMGNMGYGIDPEVVKGIAQELAEVIATGTQIAIVVGGGNIFRGVKAASAGMDRATADYIGMIATVMNAMTLQDSLERIGVQTRVQTAIAMQELAEPYIRRRAIRHLEKGRVVIFGAGSGNPFFTTDTTAALRAAEIDAEVIFKATKVDGVYDADPHIYPEAKRYNSLTYAHVLAKDLRVMDSTAIALCKENNIPILVFDLTVRGNIHRAVLGESIGTLVGGSCEIS, encoded by the coding sequence ATGGGAACGAATTACCGACGGGTTTTACTCAAACTGAGCGGTGAAGCCTTAATGGGCAACATGGGCTATGGCATTGATCCAGAAGTGGTCAAAGGAATAGCACAAGAATTAGCAGAGGTGATAGCCACTGGCACTCAAATCGCCATAGTTGTTGGCGGCGGCAATATTTTTCGTGGCGTCAAAGCAGCGTCGGCGGGGATGGACAGGGCAACCGCTGACTATATCGGGATGATTGCCACGGTAATGAATGCCATGACGCTACAAGATTCTCTGGAACGCATAGGAGTACAGACGCGGGTACAAACTGCGATCGCTATGCAAGAATTAGCAGAACCGTATATCCGTCGTCGTGCCATCCGTCATCTTGAAAAAGGACGGGTGGTAATTTTTGGTGCTGGTTCTGGAAATCCCTTTTTTACTACAGACACCACTGCGGCATTAAGAGCCGCAGAAATTGATGCTGAGGTGATTTTTAAAGCCACCAAAGTAGACGGAGTATATGATGCAGATCCTCATATTTATCCTGAGGCCAAGCGTTACAATAGCCTTACCTACGCACACGTTTTAGCCAAAGATTTGCGGGTGATGGATAGTACTGCGATCGCCTTGTGTAAAGAAAATAATATCCCAATTCTGGTATTTGACCTAACGGTGCGAGGCAACATCCACCGAGCAGTCTTGGGAGAATCCATCGGTACCCTTGTGGGAGGTTCTTGTGAAATTAGCTGA
- the frr gene encoding ribosome recycling factor, whose amino-acid sequence MKLAEAESTMQKTVEATQRSFNSIRTGRANASLLDKVLVDYYGSPTSLKSLANISTPDATTILIQPYDRSSLNIVEKAISLSDVGLTPSNDGSVIRLNIPPLTSDRRKELVKIASKYAEEGRVAIRNIRRDAIDAIRKQEKNAEIPEDEARDQQDKLQKLTNKYTARIDELLAEKEKDITTV is encoded by the coding sequence GTGAAATTAGCTGAAGCTGAGAGTACGATGCAAAAGACCGTTGAGGCGACTCAACGATCTTTTAACTCAATTCGCACTGGTCGAGCCAATGCGAGTCTATTAGATAAGGTATTGGTGGATTATTACGGTTCGCCCACTTCCTTGAAATCACTGGCAAACATTAGCACGCCGGATGCTACGACGATCTTAATTCAACCCTACGATCGCAGCAGTTTAAATATAGTCGAAAAAGCGATTTCTTTGTCAGATGTCGGTTTAACCCCCAGCAACGACGGTTCCGTGATTCGTTTGAATATTCCGCCCTTGACAAGCGATCGTCGTAAAGAACTCGTCAAAATAGCATCTAAGTATGCTGAAGAGGGTCGTGTTGCTATTCGCAACATCCGCCGCGATGCCATAGACGCCATTCGCAAACAGGAAAAAAACGCCGAAATTCCTGAAGATGAAGCACGAGATCAGCAAGATAAATTGCAAAAACTAACAAACAAGTACACTGCCCGAATAGACGAATTGCTGGCAGAAAAAGAAAAAGACATTACGACTGTTTAA